Genomic DNA from Hymenobacter jejuensis:
GCGAATCGCGGCTGCCATCCGGTATTTCCTGGCGGTTGTCGTAAAGTGTTGTATACCAATGCGAAAACCACCTGTCTTTCGTAATGCCCGCCATACCCGAAAGCATCAGCTCGCGAAATGCTGTGCCGTACACACGCCCATCAACGCGGTTTTGGTAGTTGGCCGCAGTCTTCTGAGAAGCCCGAAAAGCATATTGCCAGTCGCGTTTGCGGTACGAAAGTCCAGCCGACGTGCCTACCATACCGTTGTTGGAATGATATTCGGCCACGGCATCGCCTACTACTGCGCCTTCCGGGCCGTTGGGCGTAGCCGGCAGCAGGTTGATCACTCCCGCCACGGCATCGGAGCCATAAATCAGGCTAGCGGGCCCTTTTACCACTTCCACCCGGTCGATGTCGTACTGATCCACTTCCAGTCCGTGCTCGTCGCCCCATTGCTGACCTTCCTGCCGTAGGCCGTTGTAGAGCGTTAGTACACGGTTGTAGCCAAGGCCCCGGATGAAGGGCTTCGAAATATTCGGCCCCGTCGTGACGGCGCTCAGGCCGGGCACACCCTTCACGGCTGCATCTACGATGTTGCTGTTGCTGTTCAGGTTCATTTGCCGCTTGCTGAGTACAGCAATTGGCACGGGGCTTTTCCGAACCTCGGTGCTGCGCGATACGCCCGTAACGACCACTTCCTTGAGCCTGGAAGTAGTAGGTTGAAGCTTCACGTTCGCCTCTGCGGTTTGCCCATCGGCAACTGTCAGGGAGAGCCGACTGGTTTCGTAACCCAGAAATGAAAATACCAACTCGTGCGAACCAGCCGGAATGCCGGCCAAAGCGAATTCACCGTTGCGGGCCGTCGTGACGCCCAATGTGCTGCCCGGCACCACTACCGTCACAAATTCCAGCGGCTGCCCCGCAGCTGTTACCCGGCCCTTAATTGCACCAGTTTGGGCAACTGCCTCTAGTTGGCTGATTATCAGCATGAACGCAGTCAAGAAAAAGAAATAGACCGTTTGCATTGCTGAATTGGATTTTAAGTTGGGTTTAAAATAATATTTAGACTCATCTAAATATTACAGCAAAAAAGAAGCGCAATAGCCAAGATGGCTACTGCGCTCAGCTACTTAACCCGTAAAAGTTTTAAGCAGCAAATAGGCGTTCAGCAGGATAATGATGCCCGACACAATCCAGGCCAATACCTGCACGACGGGCTTGTTGGCAAACACGCCCATTTTGGCCTTGCTGCCCGTAAAAACCACCAAGGGTACCACAGCAAAGCTAAGTTGCAGTGAGAGAATGACTTGACTTAGCACCAGGAGTTCGCCCGTGCCTTTTTCGCCGTACAACAACGTCACGATAAAAGCCGGGATCACGGCAATGCTGCGCGTAATCAGGCGGCGCATCCACGGCTTGAGTTTCAAGTCCAGAAAGCCTTCCATCACAATCTGGCCGGCTAGGGTACCCGTGAGAGTGGAGTTTTGGCCCGAGGCCAACAAGGCAACGGCAAACACAGCGCCCGCCGCCCCGGCCCCCAACACCGGCGCCAGCAGCTTGTGCGCAACGCTGATATCCGCCACGTCGTGGTAGCCGTTGCGATTGAAGGCGGCTGCGGCCAGAATCAGAATAGCAGCATTGACAAAAAAGGCCAGAAACAGCGCCACCGTCGAGTCGATGGTGGCGAATTTGATGGCCATGCGCCGGCCGGCTTCGGTTTGCTCGATGGCACGCGTCTGCACGATGCTGGAGTGCAGGTATAGGTTGTGCGGCATCACGGTAGCGCCCAAAATGCCGATGGCAATGTAGAGCATTCCCGGATTTGTGACTACTGCGGGTTGCGGAACCAATCCTTTCGCAATGCCCAGATAATCAGGGTGCGACACAATGATCTCGTATAGAAAGCAGCCAAAAATGATCACAATAAAGCCGGCGACAATGCTTTCCAGCACCCGAAACCCCTTGCTTTGAAATAACAGCACCACCAGCACATCCAAGATGGTAAGCACGACGCCCCACGTAAGCGGCAGCCCAAAC
This window encodes:
- a CDS encoding Nramp family divalent metal transporter: MPPAIQTPPAVPVAESKAGWRHARRANSLSEVYASIKVPAADASFWRKLMAFWGPGLMVAVGYMDPGNWATDIAGGARFGYTLLSVILISNLFAMLLQHLAAKLGIVTGRDLAQACRDHYSKPVAMTLWVLCEVAIAACDLAEVIGSAIALNLLFGLPLTWGVVLTILDVLVVLLFQSKGFRVLESIVAGFIVIIFGCFLYEIIVSHPDYLGIAKGLVPQPAVVTNPGMLYIAIGILGATVMPHNLYLHSSIVQTRAIEQTEAGRRMAIKFATIDSTVALFLAFFVNAAILILAAAAFNRNGYHDVADISVAHKLLAPVLGAGAAGAVFAVALLASGQNSTLTGTLAGQIVMEGFLDLKLKPWMRRLITRSIAVIPAFIVTLLYGEKGTGELLVLSQVILSLQLSFAVVPLVVFTGSKAKMGVFANKPVVQVLAWIVSGIIILLNAYLLLKTFTG